A genomic region of Deltaproteobacteria bacterium contains the following coding sequences:
- a CDS encoding alpha/beta hydrolase produces the protein MTPRSLARLNKSTTGRLMRAGIRALDALAPDSAQRLAFDWFGTPIRRRDEPPFILGHRFRIVGDGPELAVWDWGDGPTVLLAHGWNGNGAQLAGFVPPLLRAGYYVAAPDLPAHGASAGTRSNVRAMADALLRVGRRVGPVHAVIAHSLGAAAAAIALAEGLRTSRAVLIAPPANLPRYAQEFARIVGLSPRSTSGLLTRLDRALGGRAAFDLLRLAELQKARALILHDPGDREVPLADAQAIAKAWPRARLETLAGAGHTRALRHPEVISRAVEFVAGPPEPLLDSTEPLGLSA, from the coding sequence ATGACACCGAGGAGCCTCGCACGCCTGAATAAAAGCACGACCGGTCGTCTCATGAGAGCGGGGATCCGGGCGCTCGACGCGCTCGCGCCGGACTCCGCGCAGCGCTTGGCCTTCGACTGGTTCGGTACGCCCATCCGCCGCCGCGACGAGCCGCCGTTCATCCTCGGCCACCGCTTCCGGATCGTGGGCGACGGTCCCGAGCTGGCGGTCTGGGACTGGGGCGACGGTCCGACCGTGCTGCTCGCCCACGGCTGGAACGGAAACGGAGCGCAGCTCGCCGGCTTTGTTCCGCCGCTGCTCCGCGCTGGCTACTACGTCGCCGCACCCGATCTGCCCGCGCACGGGGCCTCGGCCGGCACCCGCAGCAACGTGCGCGCCATGGCCGATGCGCTGCTTCGCGTCGGACGACGCGTCGGTCCCGTGCACGCCGTCATTGCCCATTCGCTGGGCGCGGCCGCGGCGGCCATCGCGCTGGCCGAAGGCCTCCGCACCTCGCGCGCAGTCTTGATCGCGCCGCCGGCCAATCTGCCCCGATACGCGCAGGAGTTTGCGCGCATCGTGGGACTCTCGCCGCGCTCGACCTCCGGTCTGCTGACGCGTCTCGACCGGGCGCTGGGCGGACGCGCGGCGTTCGACCTCCTTCGCCTCGCTGAGCTGCAGAAGGCACGCGCGCTGATCCTCCACGATCCGGGCGACAGGGAAGTGCCGCTGGCGGATGCCCAGGCCATCGCGAAGGCCTGGCCGCGGGCGCGCCTCGAGACGCTCGCCGGTGCCGGCCATACTCGCGCGCTGCGGCACCCCGAGGTGATCTCGCGCGCGGTCGAGTTCGTCGCGGGCCCGCCGGAGCCCCTGCTCGATTCGACGGAGCCGCTCGGGCTCAGCGCGTGA
- a CDS encoding VWA domain-containing protein: MTLAIPMVDIPSGATRLLGSLSTKGQPLPLQRVDLRARVIDRVAEVTVEQKFGNPFSDPIEAVYVFPLAGGSAVSRFEMQIGQRVVRGRIEERGQARREYAEALDQGKRAALLEQERDDVFTVQVGNVMPGDEVTVRLTYSERLPFFEDGRTELRLPLVVAPRYVAGEELPRAQAGHGVVRDTASVADASRISPPRLAKGFDPKVSLAMEVELFGGFSDLACSQHAVRTSSGPESARVSLSREREPLDRDFVLRWRLAGEQVKSQVLVHGGFALLSVLPPARDGFLGAARDVVFVVDRSGSMQGPKMASASRACALLLRTLGPRDRFAVLAFDEVVEWMPGGLQQADEGALERGEKWLRRIDARGGTELDSAMAEALQQIRLGTEGGGRVPVVVLLTDGQVGDESSVLKRLQAELGGTRVFAVGVDTAVNDGFLRRLAAIGGGTSTFVEPGARLEEALEAVGREIGAPLVTELRLSGDVADIAPARVPDLFAGRPSTVFFRLSGGPVKVTGKLAGGGRFEQEIEPREAPMAAIDHLWARARIADMEDEFRGSRSDAVKKEIVAISIRHTVLTRFTAFVVTDDQVVNAGGSRRTVVQPVEMPAEWEMDPMAGIPLTRARGLVLSSPVRAASTYPAGGTSRMPTVKAQASGAMGRFPSKLMDALIRQPPRDEAATAEQREKVQQALEAFLRAFAAAKAGAAAAQLEQARIELLRALGESLAIATAVPLLQAFLRGAAVELVAALTASAADSALFARHARALDEAREQARAALGAANAPAGSFWESSI; encoded by the coding sequence ATGACGTTGGCGATCCCGATGGTGGACATTCCTTCCGGCGCGACGCGCCTGCTCGGCTCCCTCAGCACGAAGGGGCAGCCGCTGCCGCTGCAGCGCGTGGACTTGCGCGCGCGGGTGATCGATCGCGTCGCGGAAGTGACCGTGGAGCAGAAGTTCGGAAACCCCTTCTCCGACCCCATCGAGGCGGTCTACGTCTTTCCGCTGGCGGGCGGGAGCGCGGTGAGCCGTTTCGAGATGCAGATCGGGCAGCGCGTCGTCCGCGGGCGCATCGAGGAACGAGGGCAGGCGCGCCGCGAGTATGCCGAGGCGCTGGATCAGGGAAAGCGCGCGGCGTTGCTCGAGCAGGAGCGCGACGACGTCTTCACCGTCCAGGTCGGCAACGTCATGCCCGGCGACGAAGTCACCGTCCGGCTGACGTACAGCGAGCGGCTTCCCTTCTTCGAGGACGGCCGCACCGAGCTGCGGCTCCCGCTGGTGGTCGCGCCCCGCTACGTCGCCGGCGAAGAGCTGCCCCGTGCGCAAGCGGGTCATGGCGTCGTCCGCGACACCGCTTCGGTCGCCGACGCCTCGCGCATCTCGCCGCCGAGGCTGGCGAAGGGATTCGATCCGAAGGTCTCGCTCGCCATGGAGGTGGAGCTGTTCGGCGGTTTCTCCGACCTGGCTTGCTCCCAGCACGCCGTGCGGACGTCGTCGGGGCCGGAGTCGGCCAGGGTCTCGCTGTCGAGAGAGCGGGAGCCCCTCGACCGGGACTTCGTGCTCCGCTGGCGGCTCGCCGGCGAGCAGGTGAAGTCGCAGGTCCTCGTGCACGGGGGATTCGCCCTGCTCTCCGTGCTGCCGCCGGCGCGCGACGGCTTTCTCGGCGCCGCCCGCGACGTGGTCTTCGTGGTCGACCGCTCCGGGTCGATGCAGGGGCCGAAGATGGCCTCCGCGTCGCGGGCCTGCGCGCTTCTGCTCCGCACGCTCGGTCCTCGCGACCGATTCGCGGTGCTGGCCTTCGACGAAGTCGTCGAATGGATGCCCGGCGGCTTGCAGCAGGCGGACGAAGGCGCCCTCGAGCGCGGCGAGAAGTGGCTGCGCAGGATCGATGCGCGCGGAGGGACGGAGCTGGACTCGGCGATGGCCGAGGCGCTGCAACAGATCCGCCTCGGCACGGAGGGCGGTGGTCGCGTGCCCGTGGTCGTCCTGCTCACGGACGGGCAGGTGGGGGACGAATCGAGCGTGCTGAAGCGCTTGCAGGCCGAGCTGGGCGGAACACGCGTGTTCGCGGTCGGGGTCGACACCGCCGTCAACGACGGTTTCCTCCGGCGGCTGGCGGCCATCGGCGGCGGCACCAGCACGTTCGTCGAGCCGGGAGCGCGGCTGGAGGAAGCGCTGGAGGCGGTAGGCCGCGAGATCGGCGCACCTCTGGTCACCGAGTTGCGCCTCTCCGGCGACGTCGCTGACATCGCTCCGGCGCGCGTGCCGGATCTGTTCGCCGGGCGCCCGTCGACGGTCTTCTTCCGCCTCAGCGGTGGTCCCGTGAAGGTCACGGGAAAGCTCGCCGGCGGCGGACGATTCGAGCAGGAGATCGAGCCGCGCGAAGCGCCAATGGCCGCCATCGATCACCTCTGGGCGCGGGCTCGCATCGCCGACATGGAGGATGAGTTCCGCGGCTCTCGCTCGGACGCCGTGAAGAAGGAGATCGTCGCGATTTCCATCCGGCACACCGTCCTGACGCGCTTCACCGCCTTCGTCGTCACGGACGATCAGGTCGTGAATGCGGGTGGGTCACGGCGTACGGTGGTGCAGCCCGTCGAGATGCCGGCGGAGTGGGAGATGGATCCGATGGCAGGCATCCCGCTGACGCGTGCGCGAGGCCTCGTCCTTTCGTCGCCGGTGCGCGCCGCCTCCACGTATCCGGCGGGAGGAACGTCACGCATGCCCACGGTGAAGGCGCAGGCGAGCGGCGCGATGGGCCGCTTCCCCAGCAAGCTCATGGATGCGCTCATCCGCCAGCCCCCCCGCGACGAGGCGGCGACGGCGGAGCAGCGGGAGAAGGTCCAACAGGCGCTCGAAGCGTTCCTGCGCGCGTTCGCCGCCGCGAAAGCAGGCGCCGCGGCCGCCCAGCTGGAGCAGGCCCGAATCGAGCTCCTCCGCGCCTTGGGCGAATCGCTCGCGATCGCCACCGCCGTGCCGCTGCTTCAGGCGTTTCTCCGCGGCGCAGCCGTCGAGCTCGTAGCTGCGCTCACGGCGTCAGCGGCCGACTCCGCACTGTTCGCCCGGCACGCCCGCGCGCTGGACGAGGCGCGCGAGCAGGCTCGCGCGGCGCTTGGGGCGGCAAATGCTCCGGCGGGGAGCTTCTGGGAATCGTCGATCTAG
- a CDS encoding MerR family transcriptional regulator: MMLDELSNRVAGELAERGLLGAATDARVSAAPDARTVRYYATLGLLDRPRIEGRQARYGERHLLQLLAIKALQAVDLPLAEIQQRLYGRSDAELKALVDMLAAQARQQAAAKAREAPVPALRLREIAVEPGVRLIVEEGWQSRDPAALEAKIRAALAALGGER; this comes from the coding sequence ATGATGCTTGACGAGCTGTCGAACCGGGTCGCCGGCGAGCTTGCGGAGCGGGGGCTTCTGGGCGCCGCGACCGATGCGCGCGTCTCCGCCGCGCCGGACGCGCGCACGGTGCGGTACTACGCCACGCTCGGGCTCCTCGACCGTCCCCGGATCGAGGGGCGGCAGGCCCGGTACGGCGAGCGTCACCTGCTGCAGCTCCTCGCCATCAAGGCGCTGCAGGCCGTCGATCTGCCGCTCGCCGAGATCCAGCAGCGGCTGTACGGCCGGAGCGACGCGGAGCTGAAGGCGCTGGTCGACATGCTCGCGGCGCAAGCGCGCCAGCAGGCGGCGGCGAAGGCGCGGGAAGCGCCGGTGCCTGCGTTGCGCTTGCGGGAGATCGCAGTGGAACCGGGAGTCCGTCTGATCGTTGAAGAGGGCTGGCAGTCGCGCGACCCGGCTGCGTTGGAAGCGAAGATTCGCGCGGCCCTGGCCGCGCTGGGAGGTGAGCGATGA
- a CDS encoding aldo/keto reductase encodes MLKRAFGPSQVPVIGQGTWRFGGKEAVDALKAGIELGLTHIDTAELYGSEEMVADASEGRRDEIFLVSKVLPSNATRKGTVRACEQSLRRLRTDCLDCYLLHWPGSHPLEDTIAAFEELRAAGKIRSYGVSNFDEDLLERAVAIAGRGRIACNQVLYNLGERHIEARVLPKCREHGVVLVGYSPFDNLPERGELALVAGELKATPRQVALAFLTRLPDTFAIPKASRVAHVRENAGAAKLKLTKEQVARLERAYPIRIRSELPVS; translated from the coding sequence ATGCTCAAGCGCGCGTTCGGCCCGTCCCAGGTGCCGGTGATCGGGCAAGGCACGTGGAGATTCGGCGGCAAGGAAGCAGTCGACGCCCTCAAGGCCGGTATCGAGCTCGGCCTCACGCACATCGACACCGCCGAGTTGTACGGCTCGGAGGAGATGGTGGCCGACGCCAGCGAGGGGCGTCGCGACGAGATCTTCCTCGTCTCCAAGGTGTTGCCCTCCAACGCGACGCGGAAAGGTACCGTCCGCGCCTGCGAGCAGTCGCTGCGGCGGCTGCGCACGGATTGCCTCGACTGCTACCTGCTGCATTGGCCGGGGTCGCACCCGCTGGAGGACACCATCGCGGCGTTCGAGGAGCTGCGGGCGGCGGGCAAGATCCGCAGCTACGGAGTGAGCAACTTCGACGAGGACCTGCTCGAGCGCGCGGTGGCAATCGCCGGTCGCGGCCGGATCGCCTGCAACCAGGTCCTCTACAACCTCGGCGAGCGCCATATCGAGGCGCGGGTGCTGCCCAAGTGCCGGGAGCACGGCGTCGTGCTGGTTGGCTACAGCCCGTTCGACAACCTTCCCGAGCGCGGCGAGCTGGCATTGGTCGCGGGCGAGCTGAAGGCGACGCCGCGCCAGGTGGCGCTCGCGTTCCTCACCCGGCTGCCGGATACGTTCGCGATTCCGAAAGCGTCGCGCGTGGCGCACGTCCGCGAGAACGCCGGAGCGGCCAAGCTGAAGCTGACCAAGGAGCAGGTCGCGCGCCTCGAACGGGCGTATCCGATCCGAATCCGCTCGGAGCTGCCGGTCAGCTGA
- a CDS encoding 2-oxoacid:ferredoxin oxidoreductase subunit beta — protein MSAPLVKLTKKDFVSDQEVRWCPGCADFAILAGVQKLMPELGIEREKIVFISGIGCSSRFPYYMNTYGFHGIHGRAPAIATGLKMANPDLNVWVVTGDGDGLSIGGNHLIHALRRNIDLKILLFDNRIYGLTKGQASPTSELGKKTKSSPFGTVDRPFNPLTLALGAGATFVARTTANDMPHMASVLKRAAAHKGSAFVEIWQNCVVFNDGAFDEWSEKDVRDERLLKLEHGKALVYGKGKDKGLRIGGGFTLEMGAADGAVLHDESRDNLSLALALASLEPPWPQVMGVLRAVDRPTVDQLAREQEREAEKAIRGPTTLEALLQSGDTWDVGAGGDA, from the coding sequence ATGAGCGCGCCTCTGGTGAAGCTGACCAAAAAGGACTTCGTCTCCGATCAGGAGGTGAGGTGGTGCCCCGGCTGTGCCGACTTCGCCATCCTCGCGGGAGTGCAGAAGCTGATGCCGGAGCTCGGCATCGAGCGGGAAAAGATCGTGTTCATCAGCGGGATCGGGTGCTCTTCGCGATTCCCGTACTACATGAACACGTATGGCTTCCACGGCATCCACGGCCGCGCCCCCGCCATCGCCACTGGCCTGAAGATGGCGAACCCGGACCTCAACGTGTGGGTCGTCACCGGCGACGGCGACGGCCTCTCCATCGGCGGCAACCATCTGATCCACGCGCTTCGGCGAAACATCGATCTGAAGATCCTTCTCTTCGACAACCGGATCTACGGACTGACGAAGGGACAGGCATCGCCCACCAGCGAGCTCGGGAAGAAGACCAAGAGCTCGCCGTTCGGCACCGTCGATCGTCCGTTCAACCCGCTCACGCTCGCGCTCGGCGCCGGGGCGACGTTCGTGGCGCGCACCACCGCCAACGACATGCCGCACATGGCCAGCGTGCTCAAGCGGGCGGCGGCGCACAAGGGGTCAGCCTTCGTCGAGATCTGGCAGAACTGCGTCGTCTTCAACGACGGCGCCTTCGACGAGTGGAGCGAGAAGGACGTCCGCGACGAGCGCCTGCTCAAGCTCGAGCACGGCAAGGCCTTGGTGTACGGAAAGGGCAAGGACAAGGGCCTGCGCATCGGCGGCGGCTTCACGCTGGAGATGGGCGCGGCGGACGGCGCGGTGCTGCACGACGAATCGCGCGACAATCTCTCGCTGGCGCTGGCGCTGGCCTCGCTCGAGCCGCCCTGGCCGCAGGTGATGGGGGTGCTGCGCGCGGTGGATCGTCCGACGGTGGACCAGCTCGCCCGCGAGCAGGAGCGCGAGGCGGAGAAGGCGATCCGTGGACCGACGACGCTGGAGGCGTTGCTCCAGAGCGGCGATACCTGGGACGTCGGGGCCGGCGGAGACGCCTAG
- a CDS encoding 2-oxoacid:acceptor oxidoreductase subunit alpha, which produces MTVSAAPRSHVDIQNAVVRFAGDSGDGMQLTGTEFTREAALHGNDLATFPDYPAEIRAPAGTTAGVSGYQIQFAAHEVYSPGDQPDTLVAMNPAALKVHLADLKRGGLLILNEAAFKQADLDRAGWKSNPLTDGTVENYRVIKVDFERLVGKAVEGTGVSAKDASRCKNFYALGLVFWIYSRDTEREEQAIRDRFKKTAPLAEANVRAFKAGYNYGETIEALDAYVIQPARLKPGKYRNVTGNSALALGLIAAAQNAGLRLFYGSYPITPASDILHELSKYRRFHLTTFQAEDEIAAISAAIGASFAGALGITGSSGPGLALKTEAMGLALMTELPLVIINVQRGGPSTGLPTKTEQSDLFQAVYGRNGESPIPVVASRSPADCFDTAYEACRIAIDCRTPVILLSDGSLANGSEPWLLPDVNSLPKIDPNITTDPAGFLPYKRDEKLARPWAIPGTPGLEHRIGGLEKDALTGNISYDAQNHEKMVRTRAEKVRRIADRLDPTEPYFDPDGDVLVIGWGGTYGSITQAVIEARQQGLRVGHVHLRHIFPLPNDLTDVVSRYRNVLVPELNTGQLRLHMRGQLGIESIGLNKIQGKPFHVAEVRSAIESLARRNPLAAEQEIA; this is translated from the coding sequence ATGACGGTTTCCGCCGCGCCCCGGTCCCACGTCGACATCCAGAATGCCGTCGTGCGGTTCGCAGGCGATTCGGGCGATGGCATGCAGCTCACGGGGACGGAGTTCACCCGCGAAGCCGCCCTCCACGGCAACGATCTCGCCACCTTCCCGGATTATCCGGCGGAGATCCGGGCGCCTGCCGGCACGACCGCCGGCGTGTCGGGCTACCAGATCCAGTTCGCCGCTCACGAGGTCTACTCGCCCGGCGACCAGCCGGACACGCTCGTGGCCATGAATCCGGCGGCCTTGAAGGTGCACCTGGCCGATCTGAAGCGCGGCGGCCTGCTCATCCTCAACGAAGCGGCCTTCAAGCAAGCGGATCTCGATCGCGCCGGCTGGAAGTCGAATCCGCTCACCGACGGCACGGTCGAGAACTACCGCGTGATCAAGGTCGACTTCGAGCGGCTCGTGGGCAAGGCCGTCGAGGGAACCGGCGTCTCCGCGAAGGACGCGAGCCGGTGCAAGAACTTCTACGCGCTGGGTCTGGTGTTCTGGATCTACTCGCGCGACACGGAGCGCGAGGAGCAGGCGATCCGCGACCGGTTCAAGAAGACCGCTCCATTGGCCGAAGCGAACGTGCGCGCCTTCAAAGCCGGGTACAACTACGGCGAGACGATCGAGGCGCTTGACGCGTACGTGATCCAGCCCGCGCGACTCAAGCCGGGCAAGTACCGGAACGTGACCGGCAACAGCGCGCTCGCGCTCGGCCTCATCGCCGCCGCGCAGAACGCGGGGCTGCGTCTGTTCTACGGCAGCTACCCGATCACGCCCGCCAGCGACATCCTCCACGAGCTCTCCAAGTATCGGCGGTTCCACCTCACGACGTTCCAGGCGGAGGACGAGATTGCGGCGATTTCCGCGGCGATCGGCGCCTCGTTCGCCGGCGCGCTCGGAATCACCGGCTCGAGCGGCCCGGGACTGGCCCTCAAGACGGAGGCGATGGGCCTTGCCCTGATGACCGAGCTGCCGCTCGTGATCATCAACGTGCAGCGGGGCGGTCCGTCCACCGGTCTGCCCACGAAGACGGAGCAATCCGATCTCTTCCAGGCCGTCTACGGACGCAACGGCGAATCGCCCATCCCGGTGGTGGCCTCACGTTCGCCTGCCGACTGCTTCGACACCGCCTACGAGGCGTGCCGGATCGCCATCGATTGCCGCACGCCGGTGATCCTCCTCTCCGACGGTTCGCTGGCGAATGGCAGCGAACCGTGGCTGCTTCCCGACGTGAACAGCCTTCCGAAGATCGATCCGAACATCACCACCGACCCGGCGGGATTCCTCCCTTACAAGCGCGACGAGAAGCTCGCGCGGCCGTGGGCCATTCCTGGAACGCCCGGCCTCGAGCACCGGATCGGCGGACTGGAGAAGGACGCTCTCACCGGCAACATCAGCTACGACGCGCAAAACCACGAGAAGATGGTGCGCACGCGCGCCGAGAAGGTGCGGCGCATCGCCGACCGGCTCGATCCCACCGAGCCGTACTTCGATCCCGACGGCGACGTCCTCGTGATCGGCTGGGGCGGGACGTACGGGTCGATCACGCAGGCGGTCATCGAGGCCCGCCAGCAAGGGCTGCGCGTCGGACACGTCCACCTGCGGCACATCTTCCCGCTCCCCAACGATCTCACCGACGTCGTCTCGCGCTACCGCAACGTGCTGGTGCCGGAGCTGAACACCGGCCAGCTGCGCTTGCACATGCGTGGGCAGCTGGGAATCGAGTCGATCGGTCTGAACAAGATCCAGGGAAAGCCCTTCCACGTCGCCGAGGTCCGCTCGGCCATCGAATCGCTCGCGCGCCGCAACCCGCTGGCCGCGGAACAGGAGATCGCCTGA
- a CDS encoding amino acid permease: protein MGGFANFALSFSIISVLTGAVTLYGHGLKYGGPLQMLVGWPVVTLLTLFIAASLAELASAYPTAGALYHWSAILGGRGAGWLTAWLNTIGQFAITAGIDYGLAEFLAAMLGFSGRRPALFLCAAILLLHAALNHLGVRIVARLNDLSAWVHVFGVAILVGALSLFAPHQPAAFLLHRSGSGSEFAVGLLLACWTFTGYDASAHLSEETHDPSRNAPWGMVLAVLVSGIAGYAMLLAVTLSIGDLEAARAADNPFIFVLRGALGARGGNALVCVAMAAMWFCGLSSVTSNSRMLFAFARDGGLPFAHKLASVSPRFRSPHFAVWTSASMAFLVALWSDAYSAMVALSTIALYASYGLPILFGMRKRERLRGPWTLGRWSRAVTGVALGWIAVCMALFLLPPNQLAGYTFAGCLLALTLYWWFRMRSRFRGPPAIR, encoded by the coding sequence ATGGGCGGCTTTGCAAACTTCGCCCTCAGCTTTTCGATCATTTCGGTGCTGACCGGCGCCGTGACGCTCTACGGCCACGGCCTCAAGTACGGCGGGCCCCTGCAGATGCTCGTGGGCTGGCCGGTGGTCACGCTGTTGACCCTTTTCATCGCGGCCTCCCTCGCCGAGCTCGCCTCCGCCTATCCCACTGCGGGCGCGCTCTACCACTGGTCGGCGATCCTCGGCGGACGCGGCGCCGGATGGCTGACCGCATGGCTCAACACCATCGGGCAGTTCGCCATCACGGCGGGCATCGACTACGGGCTGGCGGAATTCCTCGCCGCGATGCTGGGCTTCTCCGGCCGGCGGCCGGCCCTCTTCCTTTGCGCGGCGATCCTGCTCCTGCACGCCGCGCTCAATCACCTGGGCGTGCGCATCGTGGCCCGGCTCAACGACCTCTCGGCGTGGGTACACGTCTTCGGAGTCGCAATCCTGGTGGGCGCGCTCAGCCTCTTCGCGCCGCACCAGCCTGCCGCGTTCCTTCTGCACCGCAGCGGGAGTGGATCCGAATTTGCCGTCGGCCTGCTCCTCGCCTGTTGGACGTTCACCGGTTACGACGCGAGCGCGCACCTCAGCGAAGAGACGCACGACCCATCGCGAAATGCACCCTGGGGCATGGTGCTCGCCGTGCTCGTCAGCGGGATCGCCGGATACGCGATGCTGCTCGCGGTCACGCTGAGTATCGGCGACCTGGAAGCGGCGCGCGCGGCCGACAATCCCTTCATCTTCGTGCTTCGCGGCGCGCTCGGCGCGCGGGGCGGGAACGCGCTCGTCTGCGTAGCGATGGCGGCCATGTGGTTCTGCGGCCTCTCCAGCGTGACGTCCAACTCGCGCATGCTCTTCGCCTTCGCTCGCGACGGCGGGCTGCCGTTCGCGCACAAGCTCGCCTCGGTGTCGCCGCGGTTTCGCAGCCCCCATTTCGCGGTCTGGACTTCGGCGTCGATGGCGTTTCTCGTCGCTCTGTGGTCCGACGCGTATTCGGCGATGGTCGCGCTCTCCACCATCGCGCTCTACGCCTCGTACGGGCTTCCGATCCTGTTCGGAATGCGCAAGCGCGAGCGCCTTCGCGGACCCTGGACGCTGGGACGGTGGTCGCGTGCCGTGACAGGCGTCGCCCTGGGCTGGATCGCCGTCTGCATGGCCCTCTTCCTGCTGCCCCCAAACCAGCTTGCCGGGTACACGTTCGCCGGATGCCTCCTCGCGCTCACCCTCTATTGGTGGTTCCGGATGCGATCGCGCTTCCGCGGACCGCCCGCAATCCGCTGA
- a CDS encoding GAF domain-containing protein — MEAPRVPVQIVDRSERVQAALRFAAGASASGSLSAGLCYLCEQLAAMMASPVASVYVLEGGEELVLRGTFGFTREAIGEVRMKVGQGITGTCVETMSPVTVDDARMTAQFEYFPQLAEERYPAFLAIPLLSASRPRGALVLQRESGPFSEGDILLAIGATRALTALVDSQNPAGAHVIVRGEGNRRGRSLGVATLLSRALPRRDTRKASPEQLSSAFAAEREEAMQLAERARSALSAPSRDLEEICTTLTDVRLEERAQEHVARYVPPSLALERIAAEVARALAQHGPAARRGVDIEAFLGAVARRLSGIDPQRVRRGELIVSVHLPGPLALRAWSSGATGAVCATPREDSTGGALLTALGMPVVWG, encoded by the coding sequence ATGGAGGCGCCGCGCGTTCCGGTGCAGATCGTCGACCGTTCCGAGCGCGTTCAGGCTGCGCTCAGGTTCGCTGCCGGCGCGTCCGCTTCCGGGTCGCTGTCCGCCGGCCTCTGCTACCTCTGCGAGCAGCTCGCCGCGATGATGGCGTCGCCCGTCGCCTCGGTCTACGTCCTCGAGGGCGGCGAAGAGCTGGTGCTCCGCGGCACGTTCGGGTTTACCCGCGAAGCCATTGGAGAAGTGCGAATGAAGGTCGGCCAGGGGATCACCGGCACCTGCGTGGAGACGATGAGCCCGGTGACCGTCGACGACGCGCGCATGACCGCACAGTTCGAGTACTTTCCGCAGCTCGCCGAAGAGCGGTACCCCGCCTTCCTCGCCATTCCACTGCTCTCCGCCAGCCGTCCCCGCGGCGCCCTCGTCCTGCAGCGCGAGTCGGGGCCGTTCTCCGAGGGCGACATCCTCCTCGCCATCGGGGCGACCCGCGCCCTCACTGCCCTGGTCGATTCGCAGAACCCGGCCGGCGCGCACGTGATCGTGCGCGGCGAGGGGAACCGGCGCGGACGCTCGCTCGGCGTCGCCACGCTGCTCTCGCGCGCGCTGCCGCGCCGCGATACCCGCAAGGCCTCGCCCGAGCAGCTCTCCAGTGCCTTCGCGGCGGAACGCGAGGAGGCCATGCAGCTCGCCGAGCGCGCGCGCTCCGCGCTCTCCGCGCCCTCGCGCGACCTGGAGGAGATCTGCACGACGCTCACCGACGTGCGCCTGGAGGAGCGGGCGCAGGAGCACGTCGCCCGCTACGTTCCTCCTTCGCTGGCCCTGGAGCGCATCGCGGCAGAGGTCGCGCGGGCGCTGGCCCAGCACGGGCCAGCGGCGCGGCGCGGCGTGGACATCGAGGCATTCCTCGGTGCGGTCGCACGGCGCCTCTCCGGAATCGACCCCCAGCGCGTGCGCAGAGGTGAGCTGATCGTCTCGGTGCACTTGCCCGGGCCCCTCGCCCTTCGGGCCTGGTCCTCGGGCGCGACCGGAGCGGTGTGCGCGACGCCGCGCGAGGACTCCACCGGCGGCGCGCTCTTGACCGCACTCGGAATGCCGGTCGTCTGGGG